A window of Christiangramia forsetii KT0803 contains these coding sequences:
- a CDS encoding phosphatase PAP2 family protein: protein MLIYLQNFKSSFWTVIIVCCLLFAQFSYAQDTSETIPQVGTVQKIGDVILIALPVATLGTSLIKGDNEGAWQFTKGLLLTEAVTFGLKLGVNKQRPDMSNDNSFPSGHTSTVFHSAGYIHRRYGFKYSIPAYALAGFTAASRIDSKKHDILDVLAGTAIGLGSNLVFTTEYQQEHMELTYDNFEGNHLIGFKYKF from the coding sequence ATGCTTATCTATTTGCAAAATTTCAAATCTTCATTTTGGACAGTAATCATCGTTTGCTGTCTTCTATTTGCTCAGTTTTCTTATGCTCAGGATACAAGTGAGACCATTCCACAAGTTGGCACAGTACAAAAAATAGGTGACGTAATATTGATTGCTTTACCTGTTGCGACTTTAGGAACCAGCTTGATTAAGGGGGATAATGAAGGAGCCTGGCAATTTACAAAGGGGCTATTACTTACAGAAGCAGTCACATTTGGTTTAAAATTAGGGGTAAATAAGCAAAGACCAGATATGAGTAATGATAATTCTTTCCCATCAGGACATACCTCTACCGTTTTTCATAGTGCAGGATATATACATAGAAGATATGGTTTTAAATATAGTATACCTGCCTATGCTCTTGCGGGATTTACAGCCGCAAGTCGTATAGATTCCAAGAAACATGATATCCTGGATGTTCTTGCCGGAACAGCAATTGGTTTGGGAAGCAACTTAGTCTTCACGACAGAGTATCAACAGGAGCACATGGAATTAACTTATGATAATTTTGAAGGGAATCATTTGATCGGCTTTAAATACAAATTTTAG
- a CDS encoding ArnT family glycosyltransferase has product MTLKNTTDRFYLLFICLAFICLIIGLGSYGLAESSEARYAEISREMFLSGDYLNPQLLGIFHFHKPPITYYITSLGYKIFGINEFGARFFLQVAIVIQLLLIYGLAHLLFRSRKIAFLSGLIYFSMPIVLISSRNLTTDAYLTTFIMAAIFSWQYYISNKKLPFLYLFYILLGLSLLTKGPVALLFVLVYIFTYKIICKSGFKINTHHVFGVLICLTIGASWFLLLVVENPKLWDYFIEKQIAGRMTGSSFSERAKPFWYFIPIIFGLLLPWLVGSIPTFKFKLKSLYKTKNQSLVLLISSSLLILLFSVFRTKLILYILPVFWMMVIYIAKQLESLDKESKKCISLVYLIILTILFIGLLICWFSEFEFINIHTSAIITSFLVTIFSFAVHYFIENDKKYKPAVVGAIFSGAVLLISSTILKTNSPLINSTRHMANFINTISKEKDKTILVYDYLLTSIPFYSNAEYITLQSTHRTTDREVQFQNNEDWRKQLWDVNTPDVIANLKQLSKARHTFLLVRNKSELNENIQFLRNAFDQKKEYPKWTIFYNN; this is encoded by the coding sequence GTGACCCTAAAAAATACTACTGACCGCTTTTATCTATTATTTATTTGTCTTGCATTTATTTGTCTCATCATTGGTTTAGGTTCTTATGGTCTTGCGGAAAGTAGTGAAGCCAGATATGCTGAAATCAGTCGTGAAATGTTTCTTTCAGGTGACTATCTAAATCCACAACTTTTAGGGATTTTTCATTTTCATAAGCCACCTATTACCTATTATATTACCTCTTTGGGCTATAAAATATTTGGTATCAATGAATTTGGCGCTAGATTTTTTCTTCAAGTTGCTATTGTAATTCAGCTTCTTCTAATTTATGGTTTAGCTCATTTACTATTTAGAAGTAGAAAAATTGCTTTTCTCTCCGGATTGATTTATTTCTCCATGCCTATTGTTCTTATATCAAGTCGAAACCTTACTACAGATGCATATTTAACCACCTTTATCATGGCAGCTATTTTTAGCTGGCAGTATTACATCAGCAATAAAAAGTTACCTTTTCTCTATCTGTTCTATATACTACTTGGGTTGTCACTTTTGACTAAAGGTCCGGTTGCACTCTTATTTGTTCTGGTATATATCTTCACCTATAAAATCATATGTAAATCTGGTTTTAAGATCAATACACATCATGTATTTGGTGTTTTAATATGCTTAACTATAGGAGCAAGTTGGTTTTTACTTTTAGTGGTTGAAAATCCAAAGCTCTGGGACTATTTTATTGAAAAACAAATTGCGGGAAGAATGACTGGTAGTTCTTTTAGTGAAAGAGCTAAACCTTTCTGGTATTTTATTCCCATAATATTTGGTTTACTTCTCCCCTGGCTAGTTGGAAGTATTCCTACTTTTAAATTTAAACTGAAATCTCTTTATAAGACAAAAAATCAATCTCTGGTTTTATTGATATCCAGTAGCCTGTTAATTCTACTTTTCTCAGTATTTCGTACCAAGCTTATATTATATATCCTTCCTGTATTTTGGATGATGGTTATTTATATAGCCAAACAATTAGAGAGCCTGGACAAGGAAAGTAAGAAATGCATAAGCCTGGTTTACTTGATAATTTTGACCATACTATTTATTGGTCTTCTTATTTGCTGGTTTTCTGAATTTGAGTTTATTAATATTCATACTTCAGCAATTATCACCTCCTTTTTAGTAACTATATTTTCTTTCGCTGTTCACTATTTCATAGAAAATGATAAAAAATATAAACCGGCAGTAGTTGGGGCTATTTTTAGTGGTGCTGTACTTTTAATTTCCAGCACTATTTTAAAAACAAATAGCCCATTAATTAACTCTACCCGACATATGGCAAATTTCATCAATACTATTTCAAAAGAGAAGGATAAAACCATCTTGGTTTACGACTATTTACTTACTTCTATTCCATTTTATTCTAATGCTGAATATATCACACTACAATCCACTCATAGAACAACAGATAGGGAAGTTCAATTTCAGAATAATGAGGATTGGAGGAAACAATTATGGGATGTGAATACTCCTGATGTAATAGCTAATCTTAAACAGTTATCCAAAGCCCGACATACTTTTCTTTTAGTTCGGAATAAATCGGAATTAAACGAAAATATCCAATTCTTGAGAAATGCGTTTGATCAAAAAAAGGAGTATCCTAAATGGACGATTTTTTACAATAATTAA
- a CDS encoding lipid-A-disaccharide synthase N-terminal domain-containing protein, whose product MSSWLIYTIGFSAQLLFSGRSILQWIISEKQKKVLTPVLFWQLSLIASFLLFMYGYLRNDFAIMLGQILTYFIYIRNMHLQNQWLKFPKMLRWFLYIFPFIILYIGYNNHVYDRAKLFQNDNIPLWLLLLGIIAQVIFTLRFVYQWFYSEKRKVSSLPLGFWFLSLFGSLMILIYAIFRKDPVLLLGHSLGIFLYVRNILILKTESKIL is encoded by the coding sequence ATGAGTAGTTGGTTAATTTATACTATTGGTTTTTCTGCTCAATTATTATTTTCAGGTCGTTCTATTTTACAATGGATAATTTCTGAAAAACAAAAGAAGGTGCTTACCCCCGTATTATTCTGGCAACTGAGTTTGATAGCTTCTTTTCTATTATTCATGTATGGTTATTTACGCAATGATTTTGCCATCATGCTGGGCCAAATACTGACCTATTTCATTTACATACGCAATATGCATCTGCAAAATCAATGGCTGAAATTCCCGAAAATGCTGCGTTGGTTTTTATATATTTTTCCATTTATCATTCTTTATATTGGCTATAATAACCATGTTTATGATCGCGCTAAATTATTTCAGAATGATAACATTCCGCTTTGGCTTTTGTTATTAGGTATTATAGCTCAAGTGATTTTTACTTTGCGCTTTGTTTATCAATGGTTTTATTCTGAAAAGCGGAAAGTTTCTTCCCTGCCTTTGGGTTTTTGGTTCCTAAGCTTATTTGGTTCTTTAATGATTCTTATTTATGCAATATTTAGGAAAGATCCTGTGTTACTTTTAGGTCATTCATTAGGCATTTTTCTATACGTTCGAAATATTTTGATCCTTAAAACCGAATCTAAGATCCTTTAG
- a CDS encoding glycosyltransferase family 2 protein → MPNTLTIIVPVYNEEKNLTRVEKELQSYIDQCKLKITVLFVNDGSKDSSLQIIKQICTQNKTFNYLNFDKNYGLSTAIKAGFDHAESSLVGYIDSDLQTSPKDFNLLLEYIDDYDLVTGVRSNRKDSLIKNMSSKIANGIRRSFTQDGMDDTGCPLKIIKADYAKRIPMFQGLHRFLPAMILLQNGTVKQVPVQHFPRIAGKGKFGVWNRLLGPLADCIAYIWMKKKYINYKIADKA, encoded by the coding sequence ATGCCAAATACACTCACCATAATTGTACCTGTTTACAACGAAGAAAAAAATCTGACCAGAGTAGAAAAAGAATTGCAGTCCTACATCGATCAATGTAAGCTCAAAATCACCGTTTTATTTGTAAATGATGGTTCAAAAGATTCAAGCTTGCAGATTATTAAGCAAATATGTACCCAGAACAAAACTTTCAATTATCTCAATTTTGATAAGAATTATGGATTGAGCACTGCTATTAAGGCAGGTTTTGATCATGCTGAAAGTTCGCTCGTTGGATATATTGATTCAGATCTTCAAACGAGTCCAAAAGACTTTAATCTTTTATTGGAATATATTGATGATTATGACCTAGTAACAGGAGTACGCTCCAACAGAAAAGATAGTTTAATAAAAAATATGTCCTCTAAAATAGCCAACGGTATTCGTAGAAGCTTTACTCAGGACGGGATGGATGATACCGGGTGCCCGCTCAAGATCATAAAAGCTGATTATGCTAAACGTATCCCCATGTTTCAAGGCTTACACCGCTTTTTACCAGCAATGATTCTGCTTCAAAATGGAACGGTAAAACAGGTGCCAGTGCAACATTTTCCAAGGATTGCGGGTAAAGGCAAATTTGGTGTCTGGAATCGTCTGCTTGGTCCTTTAGCAGATTGCATTGCCTATATATGGATGAAGAAAAAATATATCAATTATAAGATAGCAGACAAAGCATGA
- a CDS encoding NAD-dependent epimerase/dehydratase family protein produces MKILVTGAAGFIGSHLAEKLHSMGHEVIGMDNFSGYYNVHLKRQNANQLRSFGIPMIEQDICVDFLVTILPRDFDYVFHCAAQPGISSTSTFEDYLNNNIIATHHLTDFANQHLNLKLFINIGTSSIYGSDVYCDEEQMAKPVSNYGVTKLAAEQIAMTHSRLGNFPACSLRLYSVYGSRERPDKMFSQLIKCGLNGREFPLFLGSLTHKRSFTHIKDIVEGIVSVIGKEKLCDGQIINLGTDKEYTTEEGMQVVEKLLKTKIQSKEKPARSGDQLRTKAVIIKARDLLNYNPTVLLEEGVQEQIDWFKSQ; encoded by the coding sequence ATGAAAATATTAGTAACCGGTGCAGCTGGTTTTATTGGTTCCCACCTTGCTGAAAAATTGCATTCTATGGGACATGAAGTAATTGGGATGGATAACTTTTCAGGTTACTATAACGTCCATTTAAAAAGGCAGAATGCCAACCAATTACGCAGTTTTGGAATTCCTATGATCGAGCAGGATATCTGCGTAGATTTTTTAGTTACAATTCTACCCAGAGATTTTGATTATGTTTTTCATTGTGCTGCGCAACCTGGAATCTCAAGTACTTCTACGTTTGAAGATTATCTAAATAATAACATCATTGCGACACATCATTTAACCGATTTTGCAAATCAACATCTTAATTTAAAGTTATTTATCAATATTGGGACTTCATCGATTTATGGTTCCGATGTATATTGTGATGAAGAACAAATGGCAAAACCGGTATCTAACTATGGGGTCACGAAACTTGCTGCTGAACAAATAGCCATGACCCATTCCCGACTTGGGAATTTTCCTGCCTGCTCTCTAAGGTTATATTCAGTTTATGGATCTCGGGAACGCCCGGATAAAATGTTCAGTCAGTTAATTAAATGTGGTTTGAATGGGAGAGAGTTCCCTTTATTTTTAGGTAGCCTCACTCATAAACGCAGTTTTACGCATATTAAAGATATTGTTGAAGGAATTGTAAGTGTAATAGGTAAGGAGAAGCTATGTGATGGGCAGATAATTAATCTTGGAACTGATAAAGAATACACTACAGAGGAAGGTATGCAGGTTGTTGAAAAATTACTCAAAACCAAAATTCAGAGTAAGGAAAAACCCGCTCGTAGTGGCGATCAATTGCGTACGAAAGCAGTTATTATTAAAGCAAGAGATTTACTTAATTATAATCCCACGGTGCTTCTTGAAGAAGGAGTGCAGGAACAGATCGATTGGTTTAAAAGTCAATGA
- a CDS encoding PepSY-like domain-containing protein: MKKLILGVGMVVVAMTTIAFTSENKDKVPQVVKNAFAKKFPTAKKVEWEKENETEWEAEFKMNNVEYSANFLANGTWQETEHEMKTNDVTQNILSSLKSNFPGYEIEEVEISETSKGSFYEFEIEKGKIEMEVTLDSSGTIIKKQMEEEEDKD, encoded by the coding sequence ATGAAAAAATTAATTTTAGGGGTAGGAATGGTTGTAGTGGCAATGACTACCATAGCATTCACTTCAGAAAATAAGGATAAAGTTCCTCAGGTCGTTAAAAACGCTTTTGCAAAAAAATTTCCCACAGCAAAAAAGGTGGAATGGGAAAAAGAAAATGAAACCGAATGGGAAGCTGAATTTAAAATGAACAATGTTGAATATTCAGCTAATTTCTTAGCAAATGGCACTTGGCAGGAAACCGAGCACGAAATGAAAACCAACGACGTTACACAGAATATTTTATCCTCGTTAAAGTCAAACTTTCCAGGATATGAGATAGAAGAAGTTGAAATATCTGAAACTTCTAAAGGGTCTTTCTATGAATTTGAAATTGAAAAAGGGAAGATAGAAATGGAAGTTACTCTTGATAGTAGCGGTACTATTATAAAAAAGCAAATGGAAGAAGAGGAAGACAAAGATTAA
- a CDS encoding membrane protein: protein MEKIILNKVAEITVLFWIMKIIATTLGETLGDYIAQTLALGYTLGILITLIFFVVVLVIQLYAKKYIPLYFWLVIIATTTLGTEISDFMDRSLGLGYTYGSLILFTGLLAILLIWYSNYKNLQVYPIFEKKKELFFWTAVLFSNSLGTAFGDYLGDVAGLSYLQGALITASIIAVVILLHYFTKLNQIFLFWIAFVFTRPFGATFGDFLTKPRDNGGMDLGTLPASLISIVLISILIYISHKKHHQKMMKESL, encoded by the coding sequence ATGGAAAAAATCATTTTAAACAAAGTTGCAGAAATAACTGTATTGTTCTGGATTATGAAAATTATCGCTACCACATTGGGCGAAACTTTAGGTGATTATATCGCACAGACTTTAGCACTCGGATATACTTTGGGTATTCTTATTACACTAATATTCTTTGTTGTGGTATTGGTTATTCAGCTTTATGCTAAGAAGTATATTCCGCTGTACTTTTGGCTTGTAATTATTGCTACCACAACCCTGGGGACCGAAATTTCAGATTTCATGGATAGGAGTCTGGGCCTTGGATATACTTACGGTAGTTTGATTTTATTTACTGGCCTCCTGGCAATACTATTAATATGGTATAGCAACTATAAAAACCTACAAGTCTATCCCATTTTTGAGAAGAAAAAGGAACTATTTTTTTGGACGGCCGTACTTTTTTCAAATAGTTTAGGAACGGCCTTTGGCGATTATCTCGGAGATGTGGCGGGACTAAGCTATTTGCAGGGAGCACTTATAACCGCTTCAATTATCGCAGTTGTAATTCTCTTGCACTACTTTACTAAGCTCAACCAGATTTTTCTGTTTTGGATAGCTTTTGTATTTACCAGACCTTTTGGGGCAACCTTCGGTGATTTTCTTACCAAACCTCGGGATAATGGAGGTATGGATTTGGGAACACTACCTGCTTCTTTAATCTCAATTGTGCTGATTTCCATTCTAATTTATATTTCACATAAAAAACATCATCAGAAGATGATGAAGGAATCTCTTTAG
- a CDS encoding outer membrane beta-barrel family protein, with amino-acid sequence MKVCLKKETLLLFFLFISTIAVGQGITVTGQVIEQDTQETLPFVTVSIFDATSLNIVTGTVTNESGQFTVELPTGNYLLKISFVGFETLERKITAGGLNPIFDLGKIELAASSESLDEVAIVAKRTTVSSDLDKKSFSLDDNVAQSGGSVLDAMKTMPGVTFDQEGKVVLRGSDKVVVLIDGKQSSLTGFGNQKGLSNIPAANIERIEIINNPSAKYDANGFAGIVNIIYKEEKQKGLNGDLGVSSGLGVLSKRKKDTPTDFGSYSINPKLIPSLNLNYRTEKLNYFLQTEIILQEALPNNEFTTRYYDDGRNIISQVPENRRQFRSIITGGVDYEISENDNITFSGMFDREKHIDTSQVAFINLDNNVRNRLYTWKEDEVTSFIHAAVNYEHKFKQPGHKLSVNAQYTRGLEDESYFLNDSSTVRIGRDMTNIRAIEHTSSFSTDYARALSNGRIELGAKARFRRLPVDYTIERGNQSIIYPSLGDFSEWRENLFAAYGNYLLEKENFDIEAGLRAEHTEVSYELDPENIYYETNDKYNYFELFPSVRFTYKLNNKNKLSAFYNRRIDRPGEPELRIFPKYDDPELLKVGNPYLRPQFTNSFELAHRYSWSSGSLFSAMYHREIDAAYQRIFSIDDSNPQYDIVNRIYQNTGHSTNTGIELLLSQEIADYWKLNSSLNIYRNGIDDFQGTLLFPFERPFFIEESKDTAGDFKITNTFTFPWELEAQITGLWYSARNIPQGEELARSSIDVGFKKSIWDKKGEITLSASDLFNKFGLRQKINGQDFTALYENYYETQIVRLGFNYKF; translated from the coding sequence ATGAAAGTATGCCTGAAGAAAGAAACTCTTCTTTTATTTTTCTTATTTATTTCAACCATTGCCGTAGGCCAGGGTATTACTGTTACAGGCCAGGTAATAGAACAAGATACGCAGGAAACACTCCCCTTTGTTACCGTATCTATTTTTGATGCAACTAGTCTAAACATAGTAACAGGTACCGTAACCAATGAATCTGGCCAGTTTACGGTAGAACTGCCTACCGGAAATTATCTACTGAAAATATCATTTGTAGGTTTTGAAACGCTAGAAAGAAAAATAACTGCCGGTGGACTTAACCCTATTTTTGATTTGGGAAAAATTGAGCTTGCCGCTTCTTCAGAATCGCTGGATGAAGTAGCTATTGTTGCAAAACGAACAACAGTCTCTTCAGATCTTGACAAAAAATCTTTTAGCCTTGATGATAATGTAGCACAATCTGGCGGATCTGTACTAGATGCCATGAAAACTATGCCTGGAGTAACTTTTGACCAGGAAGGAAAAGTGGTGCTTCGCGGAAGTGATAAAGTAGTGGTGCTCATTGATGGAAAACAGTCCAGTTTAACCGGGTTTGGTAATCAAAAAGGCCTTTCTAATATTCCCGCGGCTAATATTGAACGTATCGAAATCATCAATAATCCATCGGCAAAGTATGACGCCAATGGATTTGCGGGAATCGTCAATATCATTTATAAGGAGGAAAAGCAAAAAGGGCTTAATGGTGATTTGGGAGTATCTTCTGGTTTAGGTGTTTTGTCTAAGAGAAAAAAAGACACCCCCACAGATTTTGGCAGCTACTCGATCAACCCCAAACTTATTCCCAGCCTGAATCTTAATTACCGTACCGAAAAACTGAATTATTTTCTGCAAACAGAAATTATTCTACAGGAAGCTTTACCAAATAATGAATTTACTACTAGATATTATGACGATGGCAGAAACATCATCTCCCAAGTTCCGGAAAACCGCAGACAATTTCGAAGCATTATAACCGGAGGTGTTGACTATGAAATTTCAGAAAATGACAACATTACTTTTTCAGGAATGTTTGATCGGGAGAAACACATTGACACTTCTCAAGTGGCATTTATCAATTTAGACAATAATGTGCGTAACCGTTTATATACTTGGAAGGAAGATGAGGTGACCAGTTTTATCCATGCGGCTGTTAATTATGAGCATAAATTTAAGCAACCAGGTCATAAACTCTCCGTAAATGCTCAATATACGCGGGGATTGGAAGATGAAAGTTATTTTTTAAACGATAGTTCTACGGTTCGTATAGGTCGGGACATGACAAATATTAGGGCCATTGAGCATACTAGCAGTTTTTCTACAGATTATGCGAGGGCGCTAAGCAATGGAAGGATAGAATTGGGTGCAAAAGCTCGCTTTAGAAGACTTCCTGTGGATTATACTATAGAACGTGGGAACCAAAGTATTATATATCCCAGTCTGGGCGATTTTTCAGAATGGAGAGAAAATCTTTTTGCTGCCTACGGAAATTACCTGCTGGAAAAAGAAAATTTTGACATAGAAGCTGGCTTAAGGGCTGAACATACTGAAGTTTCCTACGAGCTTGATCCGGAAAACATTTATTATGAAACAAACGATAAATATAATTATTTTGAATTATTTCCCAGTGTACGCTTTACCTATAAACTAAATAACAAAAACAAACTTTCCGCTTTTTACAACCGTCGTATCGACCGGCCAGGAGAACCCGAGTTACGTATTTTCCCAAAATATGACGACCCGGAACTGCTTAAAGTGGGAAATCCTTATTTACGACCACAATTTACCAATAGTTTCGAATTGGCGCATCGTTATTCTTGGAGTTCGGGATCCTTATTTTCTGCGATGTATCACCGTGAAATTGATGCGGCGTACCAACGCATTTTCAGTATTGATGACAGTAATCCACAATACGATATCGTAAATAGAATTTATCAAAATACAGGGCATAGCACCAACACCGGTATTGAATTATTATTAAGTCAGGAAATTGCCGATTATTGGAAACTAAACTCAAGTTTAAATATTTATAGAAATGGTATTGATGATTTTCAGGGAACTTTATTGTTTCCTTTTGAGCGACCATTTTTCATAGAAGAGTCTAAAGATACCGCTGGGGATTTTAAGATAACCAATACGTTTACTTTTCCTTGGGAACTGGAAGCTCAAATTACGGGGCTTTGGTACAGTGCCCGAAACATTCCCCAGGGAGAAGAGCTCGCTCGTTCTTCTATTGATGTAGGTTTTAAAAAATCAATTTGGGATAAAAAAGGTGAGATCACTTTATCTGCATCAGATCTGTTCAACAAATTTGGTTTGAGACAAAAGATCAACGGTCAGGATTTTACGGCTCTGTATGAAAATTATTATGAGACTCAAATTGTAAGACTTGGTTTCAACTATAAATTTTGA
- a CDS encoding sensor histidine kinase: MILSGIVLFIYTKSLLENEIEEELYSNKDRVERLLKNNPDLVGIPPIMMAEKTEISEENVLIDTLIFDPLQDEVELFRQLSGTRNINGQEYKITVRAMVIESEDILSAIVLTFLSIIFLAFIFLFYLNKSRNEKLWQPFFVNLERLKSFSLKSDKPLELNDSDIVEFDELNKQMLALTSKVQADYRNLKQFTEDVSHEMQTPLAIMQAKIETLFDQQNINEKQYEQLSSLQFDIQRLKQLNNRLILLAKIDNNQFTADENISINETLKQSIDNFTEITQTRIALNGKDEITAIMDKALASILFNNLLTNAIKHNFGNQPISVVIEKNHVQVINAGTEGLSNPEYIFDRFYKESKKPDSTGLGLSIVKKICDFYGFLPSYRFHESSKKHIFQIEFDT, from the coding sequence ATGATACTCTCAGGTATTGTTCTTTTCATATATACCAAATCGCTTTTGGAGAATGAAATTGAAGAAGAGCTCTATTCCAATAAAGACCGGGTAGAGCGTTTGCTGAAAAACAATCCTGATCTCGTGGGAATCCCGCCAATCATGATGGCTGAAAAAACTGAAATTTCAGAAGAAAATGTTCTTATTGACACACTTATTTTTGATCCGCTTCAGGATGAAGTAGAACTTTTCAGGCAATTATCTGGTACCAGGAATATTAATGGTCAAGAGTATAAAATAACGGTCCGGGCAATGGTTATTGAATCTGAAGATATTCTTTCTGCAATTGTCCTCACATTCCTGTCAATAATTTTCCTAGCTTTTATTTTCCTTTTTTATCTGAATAAATCCCGTAATGAAAAACTATGGCAACCATTTTTTGTGAATTTGGAACGCTTAAAAAGTTTCTCTTTAAAGTCTGATAAACCTTTAGAACTTAATGATTCAGATATTGTTGAGTTTGATGAACTGAACAAGCAAATGCTGGCATTAACTTCAAAAGTTCAGGCCGACTATCGAAATTTAAAACAATTTACCGAGGATGTCTCTCATGAAATGCAGACACCACTTGCAATTATGCAAGCTAAAATAGAAACGCTCTTTGATCAACAAAATATAAACGAAAAACAATATGAGCAGCTTAGCTCACTTCAGTTTGATATACAAAGACTTAAACAACTGAACAATCGGTTGATATTACTTGCCAAAATTGATAATAATCAGTTTACCGCAGATGAGAATATTTCGATAAATGAAACTCTTAAACAGTCAATTGATAATTTTACTGAGATCACTCAGACCAGGATAGCCCTTAATGGAAAGGATGAAATAACTGCTATTATGGACAAAGCGCTCGCTTCTATACTATTTAATAATCTATTGACCAATGCTATAAAACACAATTTTGGAAACCAGCCTATCAGTGTGGTTATCGAAAAGAACCATGTTCAAGTTATCAACGCCGGAACTGAAGGCCTAAGTAATCCAGAATATATTTTTGATCGTTTTTACAAAGAAAGTAAAAAACCAGATTCCACAGGTCTGGGTCTTTCCATAGTGAAGAAGATTTGTGACTTTTATGGGTTTTTACCTTCCTATAGATTTCATGAAAGCAGTAAAAAACATATTTTCCAGATTGAATTTGATACTTGA
- a CDS encoding response regulator transcription factor, with protein sequence MKYLIAEDEKELQQSIATYLSHEANVCETASDYHEASEKLELYEYDIVILDINLVTGSGLDLLKKLKKQQKKCGVIIISANSSLDNKLEGLDLGADDYITKPFHLAELNSRIKAVLRRGQFGGDNTINFQEIKLDTMARSAYVNGKAITLTRKEYDLLLFFITNQGRVLSKAIIAEHLWGDDSDLLDNFDFIYVHINNLRKKLTKEGAKYIQTAYGSGYKFIAD encoded by the coding sequence ATGAAATATCTAATTGCCGAGGATGAAAAAGAATTACAGCAATCTATCGCCACTTATTTGAGTCATGAAGCTAATGTGTGTGAAACCGCATCAGATTATCACGAAGCTTCAGAAAAATTAGAACTCTATGAGTACGATATTGTTATCCTGGATATTAACCTAGTTACTGGGAGCGGACTCGATCTACTCAAAAAACTCAAAAAGCAACAAAAAAAATGTGGCGTGATTATTATTTCAGCAAACAGTTCATTAGATAATAAATTAGAAGGATTGGATTTGGGTGCAGATGATTACATCACTAAGCCTTTTCATCTTGCCGAACTAAATTCACGCATAAAAGCAGTCCTAAGACGTGGGCAATTTGGTGGAGATAACACTATAAATTTTCAGGAAATTAAGTTGGACACTATGGCCCGTAGTGCCTATGTAAATGGGAAAGCTATTACACTTACAAGAAAGGAGTATGATCTTCTTTTATTCTTTATCACCAATCAGGGAAGAGTTCTATCAAAAGCAATTATTGCAGAACATCTTTGGGGAGACGATAGTGACTTGTTAGATAATTTTGATTTTATTTATGTGCACATCAATAATTTGAGAAAAAAACTTACTAAAGAAGGAGCAAAATATATCCAAACGGCCTACGGAAGTGGTTATAAATTTATCGCAGATTAA